The Bradyrhizobium oligotrophicum S58 genome contains the following window.
GCCGGCACCTCGGGGGCGACGAAGCGCGCCTTGCGATCGTTGGTGAAGAAGGCGCCATCGGCGAAGAAGCGTGGTGACGGCGGCTTGCCCGCAGGCGCCGGCCACTGCACCGGCGCCAGAGAGTCATATTCATCGTCGCTGAGCGTCGCCAGCGCGCCGATGTCGAAGTCGCGGCTGCCGTCGTTCTCGAACGCCGACAGCGCCGCATGCTCGCGGAACACGTCGGCCGCAGACATGTAGTCGAAAGCCGCAGTGTGGCCGAGCCGCTTGCCGACCTGGCTGACGATCCACCAGTCCGGCATGGCCTCGCCGGCCGGCGCCAGGAAGGCGCGCTGGCGCGAGATGCGCCGCTCGGAATTGGTCACGGTGCCCGACTTCTCGCCCCAGGCCTGCGCCGGCAGCAGCACGTGGACGCCGGCATCGACGGTGTCGTTGGAGCGGACGTTCTCGGAGACGACCAGCAGCTCGAGCTTCTTCAAGGCAGAGCGGACCAGATCGGCGTCCGGCAGCGACACCGCCGGATTGGTGCCGATCACCCACAGCGCCTTGATCTCGCCGCGCGCGATCGCCTCGAACATCGCGACCGCCTTCAGCCCCTCATGGGTGGCGATGTCGGGCGCCTTCCAGAAGCGGCGGACACGATCGATGTCCGGCGGCGTGAAGCCCATATGGGCGGCGAGCTGGTTGGCGAGGCCGCCGACCTCGCGGCCGCCCATCGCGTTGGGCTGGCCGGTCAGCGAGAATGGCCCCATGCCGGGCTTGCCGATGCGCGCGGTGGCGAGGTGGCAATTGAGGATCGCATTGACCTTGTCGGTGCCCTGCGCCGACTGGTTGACCCCCTGCGAATACAGCGTGACGACCTTGGGCGTGTCGCGGAACAGCTTGAAGAAGGCGGCGACGTCAGGCTCGGACAGGCCGGTGGCGAGCGCGGTCGCTGCGGTGCTGCCGGCAAGGCTGCGGGCGCGTGCGAGGGTCTCGTCAAAGCCCGCCGTGTGGCGCGCAATGTAGTCGCCATCGAGCGCGCCGCTGTCGGCGAGGTGCACCAGCAGGCCGGAGAACAGCGCCGCATCGGTGCCCGGCTTCAATCCCAGGAACAGATCGGCTTCGCTCGAGGTGTCGGTGCGGCGCGGATCGATGACGACGAACTTGGCCCCACGGGTCTGCTTGTTGGCCAGCATGCGCTGGTACAGCACCGGGTGGCACCAGGCCGCGTTGCTGCCGACGAAGACGAGAAGATCGGCCTGGTCGAGATCCTCATAGGTGCCGGGCACCGTGTCGGCGCCGAAGGCGCGGCGGTGGCCGGCGACCGACGAGGCCATGCACAGCCGCGAATTGGTGTCGACATTGGCCGAGCCGAGAAAGCCCTTCATCAGCTTGTTGGCGACGTAGTAGTCCTCGGTCAGCATCTGGCCCGAGAGATAGAACGCGACCGCGTCCTCGCCGTCGCGGGCGACGATATGCTTCAGCCGGGTCGCGACGTGGTCGAGCGCATCGCTCCACGCCACCCGCTGCATGCCGCCCTTGCAGCGGATCATCGGATAGAGCAGCCGGCTCTCGAGCCCCAGCGTCTCGCCGAGCGCCGAGCCCTTCGAGCAGAGCCGGCCGAGATTGGCCGGATGCGACGGATCTCCGGAGATCGCGGCGCCGCCGCTGCCGTCGGGCGTGGCCAGCACGCCGCAACCGACGCCGCAGTAAGGACAGGCCGTGCGCACCGTGCGCAGCTTCGTATCGACTGTCGTCATCGTCGTGCGCGGCCCCTTCTCACGCTGCCTGCGGCCGCGCTGCTGCGCGGCCAAACATCATCGCCGTCCGGATCGATGCAATCGGCTCGCGGTTGCGGATCAGGTCGCGATACCACAGCGCGTCCTGAGTCTCCCCGATCAGCACGGCGCCGGTGAGGCGGCCGTCGGCGACGACGAGCTTTTTGTAGATGCCGCGCCTGGCATCGTTCAGCACCATCGCCTCGCTGCCCTCGGCCCCCATGAAATCACCGGCCGAGAACACCGACACGCCCGAGACCTTGAGATTGGTCGAGACGACGCTGCCGCCATAGGCCGCCTTGCGACCGGCCAGATGCCGCGCCAGCACCCGCGCCTGCTCATAGGCCGGCTCCACCAGGCCATAGCAGGTGCCGCGATGCTCGGCGCATTCACCGAGCGCGAAGATGCCCGGCGCCGAGGTCTGCATCGCATCGTCGACGACGATGCCACGGTTGACGGCAAGCCCCGCCTCCTTCGCCAAGGTCACGTTCGGCCGGATGCCGGCAGCGAAGATCACCGCGTCCGCGGCGAGGCGCCGCCCGTCGGCCAGCTCGACGCCCTCGACGCGGCCTTCGCCGTGGATGGAAGCCGTGCTGGCATTGAGCAGAACCTCGATCCCCTTGCGCGCCACCAGCGACTTCAGCAACGCGGCGGCCGGCGCATCGAGCTGGCGTTCCATCAGGCGGTCCATCAGGTGCAACAACGTCACCTTGGCGCCGGCACGCGCCAGACCATAGGCCGCTTCCAGCCCGAGCAGCCCGCCGCCGACCACCACCACGCGGCCTTTCTTCGCCGCCAGCGCCAGAAGCACGTCGGTATCGCGGCTGTCGCGGAACGTGTGCACGCCCGGCAGATCCGCGCCCGGCACCGGAAGCCGCAGGGGCAGCGAACCGGTGGCCAGGACCAGGCGCGAGAACGCCACGTTCTCGTCGTTCTCGATCTGGAGCTCGCGGCGGCCGACATCGAGGCCGGTCGCGCGCGCGCCGTACTTCAACGTCACGCCGCGCTCGCGCCACCAGGACGCCGGCTTGAGCTCGATCTCGTGTGATTCGGCCTCGCCGGCCAGCACCGATGACAGCAGCACGCGGTTGTAAGCGAGCCGCGGCTCTTCGCCAATGACGGCGATCGCATAGCGGCCGAGCGCGGTCTGCGACAGCTCCTCGACCAGCTTTGCAGCGGCCATTCCATTGCCGACGATGACGAGTGGTTCGCTCAAGGATCTACTCCGCCGCCTGCGCCTTGCCGTAGGCTTCTGAAATCATGTAGCCGGACAGCGTGCCGTAGGCGGCCGTCCAGGCCTGTGCAACGTCATCGGTCCATGCGTCACCGAGCCCCTTCTCCAGCGTCCATAGCAGCGCGGACCCCACGACGGGATAATGCTCCGGCTTGGCGCCGTAGCCGACATGACGCTTGGCGAGCGCGCTCGCCGCCGGCAGGATCGCCGGCAAATTGGTCAACCCGTTCACGACGACCGCCAAGGTCGCCATCAGCTTCTTGCGCTGCTCGGTGAGATCGTCGGGAAACATTGCGCGGACCTGCGGCGCGACCTCGAACAGGCGATCGTAAAAGATCGTCGCGGCCTGATCGGAGATCGGCGCGACCTTGGCGAAGCTATCCTGAACCAATTCGATCTGAGACGGCGTCATCGGAAATCCTTAGGTTGGAAACGAGAACCCGTTAGTCGCCCGGGGCGGAGGACGGTTCGATTCGTCCTCGGCCTTCCGAAATCGTCACGCCGCCTCGACGAAGCGATGCCGCTCATAAAGGAATTCCAGCACGCGCTGGCGGCACTTGACGTAGGTGGCGTTGGTCGCGAGCTCGAGCCGCTTGCGTGGACGCGGCAGCGCAACCTCGAGCACCTCGCCGATATGCGCACTCGGACCATTGGTCATCATCACGATGCGGTCGGACAGCAGCACGGCCTCGTCGACGTCGTGCGTGATCATCAGGATGGTGTTGCCGAGCTTCTGATGCAGCGCCATCACCGAGTCCTGCAGATGGGCCCGCGTCAGCGCGTCGAGCGCGCCGAACGGCTCGTCGAGCAGCAGCACTTTCGGCTCCATCGCCAGCGCACGCGCGATGCCGACGCGCTGCTTCATGCCGCCGGAGATCTCGTTGGGCCGCTTGTCCTTGGCATGGCCCATCTGAACGAGATTGAGATTGTGCATGGTCCAGGCGTCGCGCTCGGCCCGAGTCTTGGTCTTGCTGAACACCTTGTCGACGCCGAGCCGCACGTTCTCGTAGACGGTGAGCCAGGGCAGCAGGCTGTGGTTCTGGAACACGACGGCACGGTCGGGCCCCGGCGAATTGACCTCGCGCTCCTCCAGCAGCACGCCGCCGGTCGTCGCGGTGGTGAGTCCGGCGACGATGTTGAGCATCGTCGACTTGCCGCAACCGGAATGACCGATGATCGAGACGTACTCCCCCTTTGCGATCGAGAGATTGATGTCCTTCAGCACCTCCGTGGTGGCAGTGCCGCGGGTAAAAGTCTTGTCGACATGGTCGAGCTTCAGATAGGCCATGATCTTGTCCCTCTCAGTTCGTTGCGGTGCCGCGGGTGACGACCTTGCCAACGAAGGCAATCAGGCGGTCGAGCACGAAGCCGATGATGCCGACATAGAACAGCGCCAGGATGATCTCGCTGATATGCGAGGAATTCCACGCATCCCAGATGAAGAAGCCGATGCCGACGCCGCCGATCAGCATCTCGGCCGCGACGATCGCGAGCCATGACAGGCCGATGCCGATGCGCAGGCCCGTGAAGATGTAGGGCGCGGCCGCCGGGATCATGATCTTGGCGAAGAACTCCAGCGGATTGAGCTGCACGACAGCCGCAACGTTGCGGTAGTCCTGCGGGATGTTACGGATGCCGACGGCGGTGTTGATGATGATCGGCCACACCGAGGTGATGAAGATCACGAAGATCGCCGACGGCTGGCCGTCGCGGAACGCGGCGAGCGACAGCGGCAGCCAGGCCAGCGGCGGGATCGTGCGCAGCACCTGGAAGATCGGATCGAGACCGCGCATCGCCCACACCGACTGGCCGATCAAGGTGCCGACCGCGACGCCGACGATTGCGGCGATCGCGTAGCCGATCGCGACACGGCGCAGGCTGGCCTCCAGGTGCCAGAACAGCCCCTTGTCGATGCCGCCATGGTCGAAGAACGGATCGAGGATCAACTCGCGGGTGTCCATGAACACGCGCGACGGCGGCGGCAGCGCCGAGCCGGCGCGGCGGCAGAGCAGCTCCCAGACGATCAGGAACAGCGCCAGCACGATCAGCGGCGGCACGACGCGTACCGCGACCTCGCGGGCCATCTTCACATAGCGCTCGGCACGCGGCGGCTGCTTCGGCGTCATCGTCACGACGGACGCAGACGTGACGGACGCAGACGTGGACGCCGTCGGCACGACGTTGGGGGCGCGATCATTGGTCAACGCTGGCATGGACATCGGAAAGTTTTCTCCGTGCAATGAGAGGGGCCGCGCGCTCCTCCGCGCGCGGCGAGAATCCTGATCAGACGTCGACGCGCTTGATCGACAGCGACTTCAGATAGGCGGCCGGATCTTCCGGATCGAATACCTTGCCATCGAAGAACGTCTCCTTGCCGCGCGACTTGGCGGTCGGGATCTCAGCGGCGGCCACGCTCAGCTCCTTGGCGGCCTCGCGCCAGATGTCCTCGCGGTTGACCTTGGCGATCAGCGATTTGGCATCGAAGCCCGCTTCATATTTGCCCCAGCGGATGTCCTCGGTGATGAACCAGAGGTCGTGGCTCTGGAACGGATAGGAGGCGAAGTCGCGCCAGTACTTCATGATGTGCGGCGAGTTCTCGACCACCTTGCCGGTGCCGTAGTCGAACTTGCCGGCGGTGCGCCCGGCGACGTCCTCGACCGGGCAGTTCATCCACTGCCGCTTGGCCATGATGGTCGCAAGCTCCTGCTTGTTCTCCATCTTGTCGCACCACTGCTGGGCCTCCATGATCGCCATGGTCAGCGCCTTCGCGGCCTTTGGATATTTGTCGACATAGGCTGACCGCATCGCGAAGGACTTTTCGGGATGCTTGTTCCAGATCTCGCCCGTGGTGACGGCGGTATAGCCGATGCCCTGGTTGACGAGCTGCGCATTCCACGGCTCGCCGACGCAGAAGCAATCCATCGTGCCGACCTTCATGTTGGCCACCATCTGCGGCGGCGGCACCACGATGGTCTCGATGTCCTTGTCCGGATCGATGCCGCCGGCCGCGAGCCAGTAGCGCAGCCAGAGATCGTGGGTGCCGCCCGGGAAGGTCATCGCCGCCTTCACCGATTTGCCGGCCGCCTTCTTCTTCTCCAGCGCAGCCTTGAACGGCGCGGTATCGAGGCCGAGCTTCAGGTCCGCATATTCCTTGCCGACCGAGATGCACTGCGCGTCGAGATTGAGCCGCGCCAGGATGTACATCGGCGTCGGCTGGTTGTTCTGCGTCACCTTGCCCGAGGAGATCAGATACGGCATCGGGGTCAGGATGTGCGCGCCGTCGATGCCGTTGCCTTCGGAGCCGAGCACGAGGTTGTCGCGCGTGGTGCCCCACGAGGCTTGCTTCTGCACGTCGACGTCGGGCATGCCGTATTTGGCGAAGATGCCCTTGTCCTTGGCGACGAACAGCGGGCCGGCATCGCTGAGCGCGATGAAGCCGAGCTTGGCGCTGGTGACTTCCGGCCCTGCCCCCTGGGCGAAGGCTCCGCCCGGCAAGTTCAGCTTCGCGGCTGCAAGCAGCGCAGCCGTGCCTGCGCCGGCCTTGAGAAGCTGACGACGGCTGAGGCCGTTGCGGCGAGCAGGATTGGCAGTCTTCGTCATGAGTGCTGTCGTCCTTTGTGTGAAGAGCGCTCGATGGGTGAAATGGCCGTCCGTTGCGGGTCGCTGCACCACGCACAGGAGGGCGTGTTCCGAGGAAGCCTCGGAAGGGGCAGCGTCACGATTCGGATGTGGGTACACGGACGGCATCGATGGCGTCGCCCAAGGTCTTTCAAGCTTCGTGCCAACGCACCAATTTGGAATTTTCAGGCTAGTTCAATCGCTTAGTGGATGCATAACAATCGATCAGAGGCCGGAGGCCGCATCCAAAATTTGCGATTCGCCCACTTTTTGTGCGGCGCACACAAAGTGGGCATGCCGCGGTCGTTCCATGGGCATCAGACCGCCCAAACAGCCCGTCGATGCAGCTGCGGCGGCGACACTCCGACGCAACAACTTGAATTCTCTAGGATTCTTGTTGGCGTCAAATTTTGGCACAGGCGTTGCTTCTAAGCCTTGCAAGTCAACGATGACTGCGGTTCGCCGGACTGTCGACGCCGATGGCGCCTGATCTCCGGGACGGACGCGCGCAAGCGACCGAGGTTTCTCGGCGCTAACGTCGTGACGCCCTTCCCGCATTCGACATCCGATCCGCCTGCCCGTGGCGATGTCCCTTGAGAGCCAGACCTCTCGCAAGGCAGCGCGCAATCTATTCCCGAGAGCAAGCAAAGGACGTTTGAATGTCGTATCTCGCGCCTTCAGAATTCGTGACCAAGATGGTGGACGCAGGCGAGTCCAAGATCTTCATGTCCACTCGCGACACCGTCATCCGCGCCTACATGGCGGGCGCGATCCTGGCGCTCGCCGCCTGGTTCGCCGTCACCATCAACGTCAACACCGGCCAGCCGATCATCGGCGCGCTGCTGTTTCCGGTCGGCTTCTGCATGCTCTATCTGCTCGGTTTCGATCTCCTGACCGGCGTGTTCGTGCTGTCGCCGCTGGCGCTGATCGACAAACGTCCCGGCGTGACTCTCGCAGGCGTGCTGCGCAATTGGGGCCTCGTCTTCATCGGTAACTTCGCGGGGGCGCTGACCGTAGCCTTCATGATGGCATTCGTGACCACGTTCGGCTTCACGCAGGAGCCGGACAAGGTCGGCGCCGTCATCGGCAACATCGGTGAAGGCCGTACGCTGGGCTACGCGGCACACGGCGCCGCCGGCATGGCGACGCTGTTCATCCGCGGCATGCTGTGCAACTGGATGGTCTCCACCGGTGTGGTCGGCGCGATGATCTCGACGACCGTGCCGGGCAAGGTGCTGGCGATGTGGATGCCGATCCTGGTCTTCTTCTACATGGTGTTCGAGCATTCGGTGGTGAACATGTTCCTGTTCCCGTCGGGGCTGATGCTGCATGCGAAGTTCTCGATCATGGACTACCTGGTCTGGAACGAGATCCCGACCGTGCTCGGCAATCTCGTTGGCGGCCTCTCCTTCACCGGCCTGACGCTGTATGCCACCCACATCAGGACGCAGCCGAAGCGCGATGCCAAGATCGCCGCTCGCGCCGCCGCCTGATTTCGTTTCCCCTCGGGAGCCCGTCGCCGATAAGGTCGGGCTCCCTCACTTCGCCCCACAGCCCAGATGCCATTGCGGATCACCATCGGAGCGCATTCCGACAAAGGGCAGAAGCCGGGCAACCAGGACTTCCACGGCGCTCTGATTCCCGATGAGCCGGCGCTCAGCCTGAAAGGCATCGCGATCGCCATCGCCGATGGCATCAGCAGCAGCGAGGTCAGCCACATCGCGAGCGAGTCGGCGGTCAAGAGCTTCCTGACCGACTATTATTGCACGCCGGATGCGTGGTCTGTGAAGACCTCGGCGCAACGCGTGATCACGGCGGCCAACTCATGGCTTTACGCCCAGACCAGGGCCAGCCAATATGCCTATGATCGCGACAAGGGCTATGTCTGTACGCTCAGCGCCATCGT
Protein-coding sequences here:
- a CDS encoding nitrate reductase; its protein translation is MTTVDTKLRTVRTACPYCGVGCGVLATPDGSGGAAISGDPSHPANLGRLCSKGSALGETLGLESRLLYPMIRCKGGMQRVAWSDALDHVATRLKHIVARDGEDAVAFYLSGQMLTEDYYVANKLMKGFLGSANVDTNSRLCMASSVAGHRRAFGADTVPGTYEDLDQADLLVFVGSNAAWCHPVLYQRMLANKQTRGAKFVVIDPRRTDTSSEADLFLGLKPGTDAALFSGLLVHLADSGALDGDYIARHTAGFDETLARARSLAGSTAATALATGLSEPDVAAFFKLFRDTPKVVTLYSQGVNQSAQGTDKVNAILNCHLATARIGKPGMGPFSLTGQPNAMGGREVGGLANQLAAHMGFTPPDIDRVRRFWKAPDIATHEGLKAVAMFEAIARGEIKALWVIGTNPAVSLPDADLVRSALKKLELLVVSENVRSNDTVDAGVHVLLPAQAWGEKSGTVTNSERRISRQRAFLAPAGEAMPDWWIVSQVGKRLGHTAAFDYMSAADVFREHAALSAFENDGSRDFDIGALATLSDDEYDSLAPVQWPAPAGKPPSPRFFADGAFFTNDRKARFVAPEVPALRDETTAARPLRLNTGRIRDQWHTMTRTGLSPRLGAHLPEPFVEVHPDDALKYGLMHDGFAKVITDHGQCILKVVVSERQQRGMLFAPIHWNESNASHGRVGALVASHTDPFSGQPEAKATPAAISPYEYVFRGFILSRTELALPSNLWWVRATVSGGFGYLFADNGDLMRWPAWLKAHATDDVADYMDVGGGVYRAASFAGDRIATCVFVGPGHDAGDWNVVKTMFSADRLDDEQRRMLLSGRAPDGVGGGPIVCACFGVGRDTICDAIAAGARTPAAIGAQLKAGTNCGSCIPEMKRLIAQVPAQDAGSVKVAS
- a CDS encoding NAD(P)/FAD-dependent oxidoreductase, with the translated sequence MSEPLVIVGNGMAAAKLVEELSQTALGRYAIAVIGEEPRLAYNRVLLSSVLAGEAESHEIELKPASWWRERGVTLKYGARATGLDVGRRELQIENDENVAFSRLVLATGSLPLRLPVPGADLPGVHTFRDSRDTDVLLALAAKKGRVVVVGGGLLGLEAAYGLARAGAKVTLLHLMDRLMERQLDAPAAALLKSLVARKGIEVLLNASTASIHGEGRVEGVELADGRRLAADAVIFAAGIRPNVTLAKEAGLAVNRGIVVDDAMQTSAPGIFALGECAEHRGTCYGLVEPAYEQARVLARHLAGRKAAYGGSVVSTNLKVSGVSVFSAGDFMGAEGSEAMVLNDARRGIYKKLVVADGRLTGAVLIGETQDALWYRDLIRNREPIASIRTAMMFGRAAARPQAA
- a CDS encoding globin family protein; protein product: MTPSQIELVQDSFAKVAPISDQAATIFYDRLFEVAPQVRAMFPDDLTEQRKKLMATLAVVVNGLTNLPAILPAASALAKRHVGYGAKPEHYPVVGSALLWTLEKGLGDAWTDDVAQAWTAAYGTLSGYMISEAYGKAQAAE
- a CDS encoding ABC transporter ATP-binding protein, translating into MMAYLKLDHVDKTFTRGTATTEVLKDINLSIAKGEYVSIIGHSGCGKSTMLNIVAGLTTATTGGVLLEEREVNSPGPDRAVVFQNHSLLPWLTVYENVRLGVDKVFSKTKTRAERDAWTMHNLNLVQMGHAKDKRPNEISGGMKQRVGIARALAMEPKVLLLDEPFGALDALTRAHLQDSVMALHQKLGNTILMITHDVDEAVLLSDRIVMMTNGPSAHIGEVLEVALPRPRKRLELATNATYVKCRQRVLEFLYERHRFVEAA
- the ntrB gene encoding nitrate ABC transporter permease, which translates into the protein MSMPALTNDRAPNVVPTASTSASVTSASVVTMTPKQPPRAERYVKMAREVAVRVVPPLIVLALFLIVWELLCRRAGSALPPPSRVFMDTRELILDPFFDHGGIDKGLFWHLEASLRRVAIGYAIAAIVGVAVGTLIGQSVWAMRGLDPIFQVLRTIPPLAWLPLSLAAFRDGQPSAIFVIFITSVWPIIINTAVGIRNIPQDYRNVAAVVQLNPLEFFAKIMIPAAAPYIFTGLRIGIGLSWLAIVAAEMLIGGVGIGFFIWDAWNSSHISEIILALFYVGIIGFVLDRLIAFVGKVVTRGTATN
- a CDS encoding CmpA/NrtA family ABC transporter substrate-binding protein; the protein is MTKTANPARRNGLSRRQLLKAGAGTAALLAAAKLNLPGGAFAQGAGPEVTSAKLGFIALSDAGPLFVAKDKGIFAKYGMPDVDVQKQASWGTTRDNLVLGSEGNGIDGAHILTPMPYLISSGKVTQNNQPTPMYILARLNLDAQCISVGKEYADLKLGLDTAPFKAALEKKKAAGKSVKAAMTFPGGTHDLWLRYWLAAGGIDPDKDIETIVVPPPQMVANMKVGTMDCFCVGEPWNAQLVNQGIGYTAVTTGEIWNKHPEKSFAMRSAYVDKYPKAAKALTMAIMEAQQWCDKMENKQELATIMAKRQWMNCPVEDVAGRTAGKFDYGTGKVVENSPHIMKYWRDFASYPFQSHDLWFITEDIRWGKYEAGFDAKSLIAKVNREDIWREAAKELSVAAAEIPTAKSRGKETFFDGKVFDPEDPAAYLKSLSIKRVDV
- a CDS encoding formate/nitrite transporter family protein; translated protein: MSYLAPSEFVTKMVDAGESKIFMSTRDTVIRAYMAGAILALAAWFAVTINVNTGQPIIGALLFPVGFCMLYLLGFDLLTGVFVLSPLALIDKRPGVTLAGVLRNWGLVFIGNFAGALTVAFMMAFVTTFGFTQEPDKVGAVIGNIGEGRTLGYAAHGAAGMATLFIRGMLCNWMVSTGVVGAMISTTVPGKVLAMWMPILVFFYMVFEHSVVNMFLFPSGLMLHAKFSIMDYLVWNEIPTVLGNLVGGLSFTGLTLYATHIRTQPKRDAKIAARAAA